A genomic window from Winogradskyella sp. J14-2 includes:
- a CDS encoding GH92 family glycosyl hydrolase: protein MTFKLTSVLIVIILFFGCNKNNTLKSAKKDQALTNYVNTFIGTGGHGHTYPGATLPFGMMQLSPDTRLEGWDGCSGYHYTDKYIYGFSHTHLSGTGISDYGDVLLMPTNKVNFNNGSDGKSGYRAHFSHENESAEPGYYKVYLDSTNIDVELTVSKRSGIHKYQFPSAENQYVVLDLEHRDKLLGYKINKLNDTEINGYRHSSAWAKDQRLFYHIKFSHPIKAIVYDDGEGVAVTKNYKFESKKAIIQFKNPNNEPIFIKTGISAVDEAGAYKNLEAEVLNKDFETVKQEAQQAWESQLEKIVVESNDIDKKTNFYTAIYHTMVAPNIYQDVDGRYRGMDLEVHQTKDFDYYTVFSLWDTYRAAHPLYTIIEQDKTNDFINTFLAKYDEGGIMPMWDLSGNYTDCMIGYHAVPVIADAYLKGIRDYDTEKAFEAMKHSATRDKFGLEAYKKYGFIPVDEESESVSKTLEYAYDDWTIAQMAKAMNEDDDYKTYIQRAQYYKNVFDPSSKFMRGRFRNTWFSPFDPYEVNFNYTEANAWQYSFYVPQDISGFINLLGGKDALEAQLEELFSAKSETSGRHQSDITGLIGQYAHGNEPSHHMAYLYNFVNKPHKTQEKVHQILTELYKNDPDGVSGNEDCGQMSAWYVLSSMGFYSVTPGSNQYIIGTPLFDKATINLENGKQFNITAHKLSDTNKYVEYVYLNGEKLNNTYITHQDIMDGGNLEFHMTDNPAVWGSRNGEEPKTEITDHIILPSPFIEKGDITFRDSTEVILNTSEKDAKIFYAIDDENFQLYETPFTITEDTKVKLYSEKGTLKSPVLTTPFYKIDPNLSITLESEFANQYSAGGNDALIDGIRSTKNYRTGSWQGYHNRDLVATVDLGEEKSVNLVTINFLQDQGAWIFYPTEVNCLGSVDGEQFFPIEKQARKIDAAKRSNDIEIKEVYFKQVPKKYRYIKIIAKKLGELPEWHLGYPMDGRSWIFADEISIK from the coding sequence ATGACGTTTAAATTAACCTCTGTTTTAATTGTTATAATCTTATTTTTTGGATGTAATAAAAACAATACTCTCAAATCTGCAAAAAAAGATCAGGCGTTAACCAACTACGTCAACACATTTATAGGCACTGGTGGTCACGGTCACACCTATCCTGGTGCAACGTTGCCTTTTGGCATGATGCAACTGAGTCCAGATACGCGCTTAGAGGGTTGGGACGGCTGCTCGGGTTATCATTATACTGACAAATACATCTACGGATTTTCACACACGCATCTTAGCGGCACAGGCATTAGCGATTATGGCGATGTGCTTTTAATGCCAACCAATAAAGTAAATTTTAATAATGGATCTGATGGAAAATCTGGTTATCGCGCTCACTTTTCGCATGAGAATGAAAGTGCTGAACCTGGTTATTATAAAGTGTATTTAGACTCAACAAATATTGATGTTGAATTAACAGTTTCTAAACGCAGTGGTATTCATAAATATCAGTTTCCATCGGCTGAAAATCAGTATGTGGTTTTAGATTTAGAACACAGAGACAAACTTTTGGGTTATAAAATTAACAAGCTAAACGACACAGAAATTAATGGCTACAGACATTCTTCAGCTTGGGCAAAAGACCAGCGTTTGTTCTATCATATCAAATTTTCACACCCAATAAAAGCCATTGTTTATGATGATGGCGAAGGTGTAGCTGTAACTAAAAACTATAAGTTTGAAAGTAAAAAAGCCATCATTCAATTTAAAAACCCAAACAACGAACCAATATTCATTAAAACAGGAATTTCAGCTGTTGATGAAGCTGGTGCTTATAAAAATTTGGAAGCCGAAGTTTTAAACAAAGATTTTGAAACCGTAAAGCAAGAAGCACAACAAGCCTGGGAATCTCAACTTGAAAAAATTGTGGTTGAATCTAATGATATTGACAAGAAAACCAATTTCTACACAGCGATTTACCATACGATGGTTGCACCAAATATCTATCAAGATGTTGATGGCCGTTATAGAGGTATGGATTTAGAAGTTCATCAAACCAAAGATTTCGATTATTACACTGTGTTTTCACTTTGGGATACATACAGAGCTGCTCACCCGCTCTACACCATCATAGAACAGGACAAAACCAATGATTTCATCAATACATTTTTGGCAAAATATGATGAAGGTGGCATAATGCCAATGTGGGATTTATCAGGCAATTATACTGACTGTATGATTGGCTACCACGCTGTACCTGTTATTGCCGATGCCTATTTAAAAGGTATTAGAGACTACGATACCGAAAAAGCGTTTGAAGCAATGAAACATTCGGCAACGCGAGATAAATTTGGGTTAGAAGCCTATAAAAAATACGGTTTTATACCTGTTGATGAAGAAAGCGAATCGGTTTCAAAAACCTTAGAATATGCTTATGACGATTGGACGATTGCACAGATGGCAAAAGCGATGAACGAGGACGACGATTATAAAACCTACATTCAACGAGCACAGTATTACAAAAATGTGTTTGATCCAAGTAGTAAATTTATGCGTGGACGTTTCAGAAATACATGGTTTTCGCCTTTCGATCCTTATGAAGTTAACTTCAATTATACCGAAGCCAATGCTTGGCAATACAGTTTTTATGTACCACAAGATATTTCTGGCTTCATAAATTTATTGGGCGGAAAAGACGCTTTAGAAGCCCAACTTGAGGAATTATTTTCGGCAAAAAGCGAAACTTCTGGACGTCATCAGTCCGATATTACAGGTTTAATTGGTCAGTATGCGCACGGCAACGAGCCGAGCCATCATATGGCTTACCTTTATAATTTTGTAAATAAGCCGCATAAAACGCAAGAGAAAGTTCATCAAATTTTAACCGAACTCTATAAAAACGATCCAGATGGTGTTTCGGGAAATGAAGATTGTGGACAAATGAGTGCGTGGTACGTATTGAGTTCTATGGGCTTTTATTCTGTAACACCAGGTTCTAATCAATACATTATTGGCACACCACTTTTTGACAAAGCCACCATTAATCTGGAAAACGGAAAACAATTCAACATTACAGCGCATAAACTAAGTGATACCAATAAGTATGTAGAATATGTGTATTTAAATGGCGAAAAACTGAACAACACCTACATCACTCATCAAGACATTATGGATGGTGGTAATTTGGAATTTCATATGACCGATAATCCAGCCGTTTGGGGAAGTCGAAATGGTGAGGAGCCAAAAACCGAAATAACAGATCATATTATTTTACCGTCTCCATTTATTGAAAAAGGCGATATCACTTTTAGAGATTCTACGGAAGTTATTTTAAATACTTCGGAAAAAGATGCTAAGATATTTTATGCTATAGATGATGAAAATTTTCAACTTTACGAAACGCCTTTTACAATAACAGAAGACACAAAGGTGAAGTTATATTCTGAAAAAGGAACCCTGAAAAGTCCTGTACTAACCACACCATTTTATAAGATTGATCCAAACCTAAGTATAACACTTGAAAGTGAATTTGCCAATCAGTATTCAGCAGGTGGAAATGATGCACTTATAGATGGTATTAGAAGTACTAAAAACTACAGAACAGGCAGCTGGCAAGGTTACCACAATAGAGATTTAGTGGCTACCGTAGATTTGGGTGAAGAAAAATCTGTAAATCTTGTGACCATTAACTTTTTGCAAGACCAAGGTGCTTGGATTTTTTACCCAACAGAAGTGAACTGTTTGGGTTCAGTAGATGGAGAGCAATTTTTCCCAATTGAAAAACAAGCAAGAAAAATTGATGCAGCTAAAAGATCAAATGACATTGAAATTAAAGAAGTTTATTTCAAACAAGTTCCAAAAAAATATAGATACATAAAAATCATCGCAAAGAAATTAGGCGAACTACCAGAATGGCATTTAGGCTACCCAATGGATGGTAGAAGCTGGATTTTTGCTGATGAGATTTCAATAAAATAA
- a CDS encoding LruC domain-containing protein, translating into MRNIIFISLLTFVIFFACSKDIESAKENHSEIVDGDITSFNIPTDFNFDTTKEIEIDVEVNSLTDQPLSGVKVSFFTEHPDSGGTYLSSGFTSSIGVLSTKIQVPTYLEDLFVQVHSVGFANQKKELISQHMSITFGGLPDERSNDYGNRVSNNPILISDNYYYMGSYNIGGTKGLPHYLESESDNLSQEFLDGVKASLPENKPVPDYNPEYLTSGNELDVVVTDLSDVWVTFVTEGAGYKNALGYYVFDTDNPPTSASDIDSIYVVLPNASLANSGGELYAGDKVKLGTFQAGKSISWVLFQNAWTGSGTNVNTTKFYSRSDFNTIESDPTKRQHTVQLADFGNQRLLNGFEDQTRSLSSDNDFNDLVFYVSANPWEAIEIGGIPQVTPSTDDDGDGVSNESDDFPNDPLRAIQNTYTGSLAFEDLWPAQGDYDFNDMVIDYEIDHILNGNNLLVNIEADWNVKAVFASFNNGFGIQLKELMPNDVASVTGSYLTNNSINVNGNGTEANQNKATVIFFDSVFDATQTSNNNIISSTISFTNPVSQNLTGYPPYNPFIFVNGDRSKEIHLPGHKPTDLFDDEWFGTSSDASEPESDYYYKTSNGLPWVINIPESFDFPDEGYPINEAYYFFSNWAISGGSLNKDWYKDLPSYRDTSKIH; encoded by the coding sequence ATGAGAAACATAATATTTATATCCTTGCTTACTTTTGTTATCTTTTTTGCCTGTAGCAAAGACATAGAAAGTGCAAAAGAGAACCACTCCGAAATAGTTGATGGTGATATTACTTCATTTAATATTCCTACAGATTTTAACTTTGATACGACTAAAGAAATAGAAATTGATGTTGAAGTTAACAGTCTAACAGATCAACCTTTGTCTGGTGTGAAGGTTAGCTTTTTTACGGAACATCCAGATTCTGGTGGAACATACTTATCTTCTGGGTTTACCAGTTCAATTGGTGTATTAAGCACTAAAATCCAAGTACCAACATATTTAGAGGATTTATTTGTTCAAGTGCATAGTGTGGGTTTTGCAAATCAAAAAAAAGAACTTATATCTCAACATATGAGTATAACTTTTGGTGGCTTGCCAGACGAAAGGTCTAATGACTATGGTAATAGAGTCTCTAATAACCCAATTTTAATCTCAGATAATTATTATTACATGGGAAGTTACAATATTGGAGGAACAAAAGGACTACCTCATTATCTTGAGTCTGAAAGTGATAATTTAAGTCAGGAGTTTTTAGACGGTGTAAAAGCGTCTCTTCCAGAAAATAAACCAGTTCCAGATTATAATCCGGAGTATCTCACATCAGGGAACGAGCTTGATGTTGTGGTAACAGACTTAAGTGATGTTTGGGTTACTTTTGTTACCGAAGGCGCAGGATACAAAAATGCCTTAGGGTACTATGTTTTTGATACAGATAATCCACCTACCAGCGCTAGTGACATAGATTCTATTTACGTTGTATTGCCAAATGCATCGTTAGCTAATTCTGGTGGTGAACTCTATGCTGGCGATAAAGTAAAACTAGGAACTTTTCAGGCAGGAAAAAGTATTTCTTGGGTGCTGTTTCAAAATGCGTGGACAGGTTCAGGCACAAACGTAAACACAACTAAATTTTACTCGCGTTCAGATTTTAATACAATAGAAAGTGATCCAACTAAACGTCAACACACAGTTCAGTTAGCAGATTTTGGAAACCAACGATTATTAAATGGTTTTGAAGACCAAACACGATCTCTAAGTAGCGATAATGATTTTAACGACTTGGTTTTTTATGTATCTGCAAATCCTTGGGAGGCTATTGAGATTGGTGGGATACCACAAGTTACACCAAGTACCGATGACGATGGTGATGGTGTTTCTAATGAAAGTGATGATTTTCCTAATGATCCACTGAGAGCTATCCAAAATACATACACAGGATCTTTGGCTTTTGAGGATCTATGGCCAGCGCAAGGAGATTATGATTTTAACGATATGGTCATTGACTATGAGATAGACCATATACTTAACGGAAATAATCTTTTGGTTAATATTGAAGCCGATTGGAATGTTAAAGCAGTTTTTGCCAGTTTTAATAATGGTTTTGGGATACAACTAAAAGAACTAATGCCCAATGATGTGGCCAGTGTTACAGGGTCTTATCTCACGAACAATAGTATTAATGTTAATGGAAATGGAACAGAGGCAAATCAAAATAAAGCAACTGTCATTTTTTTTGATAGTGTATTTGATGCTACTCAAACATCAAACAACAATATCATAAGTTCTACAATTAGTTTTACTAATCCAGTGTCACAAAACCTAACGGGTTATCCTCCTTACAACCCATTTATTTTTGTAAACGGTGATAGAAGCAAAGAAATTCACCTACCAGGCCACAAACCAACAGATCTTTTTGATGACGAATGGTTTGGGACATCGTCTGATGCTAGTGAACCAGAAAGCGATTATTACTACAAAACTTCTAACGGTTTGCCTTGGGTAATCAATATACCCGAATCATTCGACTTTCCTGATGAAGGATATCCTATAAATGAAGCCTATTATTTCTTTTCAAATTGGGCAATAAGTGGTGGTAGTTTGAATAAAGATTGGTACAAAGATCTTCCGTCTTACAGAGACACAAGCAAAATTCATTAA
- a CDS encoding metallophosphoesterase, whose translation MTRWIIFIIIYVLLTAYGFQAIKTVTKQSWIHYLFLGLALLVVGNFIIQFTIYSEGRVLSPSKSYALGFLLAYMSINLVLVPILLGEDIIRGFYGLYDKFIAKREALYIPSRRRFISQIGLGLAAIPFASLLYGMFKGKYNFRVLNYTLHFEDLPDAFDGYRLTQISDIHSGSFDNKEKIEYAIDLINEQQSDIILFTGDMVNNKASEMLPWIDTFSRLKAKDGKFSVLGNHDYGDYVDWKSKAEKIKNLEDLKTIQKEIGFDLLLNEHRYLEKNGDKIALVGVENWGKGGFKKAGDLKKASAAIDKDDFKILMTHDPSHWDIEVVNDAYHYHLTLSGHTHGMQFGIEIPGWIKWSPAKWRYKQWAGIYETLGQYINVNRGFGFLAYPGRVGIWPEITVIEFKKGTKET comes from the coding sequence ATGACACGTTGGATTATTTTTATTATTATTTATGTTTTGCTTACAGCCTACGGTTTTCAGGCTATTAAGACTGTGACAAAGCAGAGTTGGATCCATTATTTATTTTTAGGTCTTGCTTTGTTAGTGGTGGGTAATTTTATAATTCAATTTACTATTTATAGCGAAGGACGTGTGCTAAGCCCATCTAAAAGTTATGCCTTAGGGTTTCTCTTGGCTTACATGTCTATAAACTTAGTCTTAGTACCAATTCTTTTAGGTGAGGATATTATTAGAGGGTTTTATGGACTTTACGATAAGTTTATAGCAAAGCGCGAAGCTTTGTATATTCCAAGTCGTCGAAGATTTATAAGTCAAATAGGTTTAGGGTTAGCTGCAATACCATTTGCCTCGCTCTTATATGGTATGTTTAAGGGAAAGTACAACTTTAGAGTACTAAACTACACCTTGCATTTTGAAGACTTACCAGATGCATTTGATGGCTATCGATTAACCCAAATTAGTGATATACACTCAGGAAGTTTTGATAATAAAGAGAAAATTGAATATGCCATCGATTTAATTAATGAGCAACAATCTGACATTATTTTGTTTACTGGTGATATGGTAAATAATAAGGCCAGTGAAATGCTGCCATGGATAGATACCTTTAGTCGTTTAAAGGCTAAAGACGGAAAGTTTTCTGTATTAGGTAATCATGATTATGGCGATTATGTCGATTGGAAATCAAAAGCAGAAAAAATAAAAAATCTTGAAGATTTAAAAACTATACAAAAAGAAATTGGCTTTGATTTGTTGTTAAACGAACATCGTTATCTTGAAAAAAATGGAGACAAAATTGCCCTTGTAGGTGTTGAAAATTGGGGGAAAGGAGGTTTTAAAAAAGCCGGTGACTTAAAAAAGGCCTCAGCAGCAATTGATAAAGATGATTTTAAAATTTTAATGACCCACGATCCCAGTCATTGGGATATTGAAGTTGTCAACGATGCTTACCATTACCATTTAACCTTAAGCGGTCATACCCACGGTATGCAATTCGGAATTGAAATACCAGGTTGGATAAAATGGAGTCCTGCAAAGTGGCGTTACAAACAATGGGCTGGGATCTATGAAACTTTGGGGCAATACATTAATGTTAATAGAGGTTTTGGCTTTTTGGCTTATCCTGGAAGGGTTGGTATATGGCCCGAGATTACTGTTATAGAGTTTAAAAAAGGAACAAAAGAGACATAA
- a CDS encoding thioredoxin family protein: MSKFGELIDVDIPVLLDFYTEGNNLSGAMHPILRDVAAALGDKAKVIKIDVDKNQELAEALRVKGLPTLIIYKNGEMKWRHSGEQDANTLIEIIQEYL; this comes from the coding sequence ATGTCAAAATTTGGGGAATTAATAGATGTCGATATTCCGGTTCTATTAGACTTCTATACAGAAGGAAATAACCTATCTGGTGCAATGCATCCTATTCTGAGGGATGTTGCAGCGGCATTAGGCGACAAAGCCAAAGTCATTAAGATTGATGTGGATAAAAATCAAGAGCTAGCGGAGGCACTGCGAGTAAAAGGACTACCTACATTAATAATTTACAAGAATGGAGAAATGAAATGGCGCCACAGTGGTGAGCAAGATGCCAATACTCTGATTGAAATTATTCAAGAATATCTTTAG
- a CDS encoding polysaccharide deacetylase family protein, which produces MKIIPAKTPGFVKTLFPKFVWNINTTKKELYLTFDDGPTPEITDWVLQTLQEYDAKATFFCIGKNIESHPDIFHSILKQGHCVGNHTYNHLKGWKTNTKDYIDDVKRTQNLINSKIKNHRFSFEDIFRPPYGKFKSKQSKALQKLGYKIVLWDVLSYDWDASVSEEACLENIISKAKEGSIVVFHDSIKASRNLKYALPKVLEFYSKRGYLFKAITKDILE; this is translated from the coding sequence ATGAAGATTATTCCTGCCAAGACACCTGGATTTGTAAAAACCTTATTTCCAAAGTTTGTCTGGAATATCAATACCACAAAAAAAGAGCTCTATCTCACTTTTGATGATGGCCCAACACCCGAAATAACAGATTGGGTACTTCAAACATTACAAGAATATGATGCTAAAGCTACTTTTTTTTGCATAGGTAAGAATATTGAATCTCATCCAGATATTTTTCACTCTATTTTAAAGCAAGGTCATTGTGTTGGCAATCATACATATAATCACTTAAAAGGCTGGAAAACAAACACTAAAGATTATATAGATGATGTTAAACGCACTCAGAATTTAATCAATTCAAAAATTAAAAATCATCGATTTTCATTCGAAGATATTTTCCGGCCTCCATACGGTAAATTTAAAAGCAAGCAATCAAAGGCATTACAAAAATTAGGCTACAAAATTGTGTTATGGGACGTACTCTCTTACGATTGGGATGCATCTGTAAGTGAAGAAGCCTGTTTAGAAAACATAATCTCTAAAGCGAAAGAAGGAAGTATTGTTGTATTTCATGACAGCATAAAGGCCTCTAGAAACTTAAAATATGCCTTACCTAAAGTTTTAGAATTTTATAGTAAAAGAGGCTATTTATTTAAGGCAATAACTAAAGATATTCTTGAATAA
- a CDS encoding DUF2723 domain-containing protein, with protein MTDFNFKKWNNILAWLVFAISCTVYALTVEPTVSFWDAGEYILTSSKLQVGHPPGAPLFQMMGAFFSIFALEPSQIGMIMNLMSAVASAFTILFMFWTISLLLVKLVKYNKDSNQGKGMAILGSAFVGSLAFTFTDSFWFNAVETEVYAMATLIMSILFYLALRWEQDMHKPRGNRWLILIAFVIGLSFGVHFMGLLTIPAIGLIYYFKNYKTITIKNFIIANVVSAAILLFIFKLLLPSTLKLFGYLEVFFVNSMGLPFNSGTIITGLLVITLFYFGLNYTRKKGMIHINTLVLCLMFIFIGFSSWMMLPIRANANVIINENDPSDARELLAYYNLEQYPETHLFYGPQFTEIYSGADKDKPFVDDKKNYERDEKTGKYVIINDWEGTKQNYNHEHASILPRMWSSEHADNYMMFTGFIDFKVNPNLQKNAFDEAYSVFMNDAMRQGLSEAEADQIATEQASSYALQEKRRFDKIVNDFRMRIRKGEVDYEDYDKFLRRYGQQYLVVEKPSFGDNLAYMFQYQFGYMYWRYFMWNFTGRQNDIQGKYDDFNGNWISGIKFIDELHLGISQDNLPTEVLENKARNTYYFLPLILGLLGFLFLMYNDAKRFWVLLVFFLMTGLAIQFYTNIRPFEPRERDYSVVGSFYVFAIWIGFGVYAIYDLLKSSVKTKLLAPAVTLVCLIIVPGVLAANNWDDHDRSGKYTANAMARKYLESCAPNAILFTIGDNDSFPLWYLQEIEGVRTDVRVVNTSLFQTDWYIDQMKRQAYESEPIPSQLTHNQYRGSTRDVIIKREITRDTLPIKDFMDFVSNEDPKTKFGYVVQAQGEDPRAYPKHLLNSNYFPTKHISIPVNKEQVLKNGIVTPKDANKIEDTLYAEIEGSYIYKNRLLMLDIIANNNWERPIYFTGGAFGADDYVWLKDYLQLDGMCYKLVPIKTPVDRANPYDMGRVDPDLMYNMVKKWNWGGSGEDIYHDIETRRNGITYRGNLARLIEALINEDKLKEAEEIADIAMEKMPVDKFGYHSLLEPYISAYYEVGSLEKGRALYKDVAKIYQENLVYYSGLDEYDQIRLIDDIYLDVQRYRALVDLLVIYNDKEFALEETKKFNSYLSLLNKLMDSGEDEEPIDDIDINALINDTIKDSIVPEE; from the coding sequence ATGACAGATTTTAACTTTAAAAAGTGGAATAACATATTAGCATGGCTAGTATTTGCAATATCCTGTACAGTCTATGCGCTAACTGTAGAACCAACAGTAAGTTTTTGGGATGCAGGAGAGTACATCTTAACATCTTCTAAATTACAGGTTGGACATCCACCAGGAGCACCATTATTTCAGATGATGGGTGCATTTTTTTCCATCTTTGCGCTAGAGCCTTCTCAAATTGGTATGATTATGAATTTAATGAGTGCTGTAGCAAGCGCGTTCACCATTTTATTCATGTTCTGGACTATAAGTCTGTTGTTGGTTAAACTTGTAAAGTATAACAAAGACTCTAATCAAGGTAAAGGCATGGCTATTTTGGGCAGTGCTTTTGTAGGAAGTTTAGCATTTACCTTTACGGATTCGTTTTGGTTCAACGCTGTTGAAACAGAGGTATATGCTATGGCAACTTTAATTATGTCCATACTATTCTACTTAGCATTACGCTGGGAACAAGACATGCACAAACCAAGAGGTAATCGTTGGTTAATTCTTATTGCATTTGTAATTGGGTTATCGTTTGGAGTTCACTTTATGGGATTACTAACTATACCTGCTATTGGTCTTATTTACTACTTTAAGAATTATAAAACCATTACAATTAAAAACTTTATAATTGCCAATGTTGTTTCTGCGGCTATACTGTTGTTCATTTTCAAATTATTATTGCCTTCAACTTTAAAACTTTTTGGTTATCTCGAAGTGTTTTTTGTAAACTCAATGGGACTACCGTTTAATTCAGGAACAATAATAACAGGCTTATTGGTTATTACTCTTTTCTATTTTGGATTGAATTACACTCGTAAAAAAGGCATGATTCATATTAATACTTTGGTACTATGTTTAATGTTTATTTTTATTGGGTTTTCATCGTGGATGATGTTACCAATACGTGCTAATGCCAATGTTATCATTAACGAGAATGATCCGTCTGATGCAAGAGAGTTATTAGCGTATTACAACCTTGAACAATACCCTGAGACGCACCTTTTCTACGGTCCGCAATTTACTGAAATTTATTCTGGAGCTGATAAAGACAAACCTTTTGTAGATGACAAAAAGAACTACGAACGCGATGAAAAAACAGGTAAATACGTAATTATTAATGATTGGGAAGGCACAAAACAAAACTACAACCATGAGCACGCTTCCATCTTACCAAGGATGTGGAGTAGCGAACATGCTGATAACTACATGATGTTTACTGGGTTTATTGACTTTAAGGTAAACCCAAACCTTCAAAAAAATGCTTTTGATGAAGCGTATAGTGTGTTTATGAATGATGCTATGCGACAAGGTTTGAGTGAGGCAGAAGCAGACCAGATTGCTACTGAACAAGCGAGTTCTTATGCATTGCAAGAAAAACGTCGTTTTGACAAAATTGTTAATGATTTTAGAATGCGTATAAGAAAAGGTGAGGTTGACTATGAAGACTACGATAAGTTTTTAAGACGTTATGGTCAACAATATCTAGTGGTGGAAAAACCCTCATTTGGTGATAATTTGGCTTACATGTTTCAATATCAGTTTGGCTACATGTACTGGCGCTATTTTATGTGGAATTTCACAGGAAGACAAAACGACATTCAAGGTAAATATGATGATTTTAATGGCAATTGGATTTCTGGTATTAAATTTATTGATGAGCTACATTTAGGCATATCGCAAGATAATTTACCAACAGAAGTTTTAGAGAATAAAGCAAGAAACACGTATTACTTCTTACCTCTTATTTTAGGATTATTAGGCTTTTTGTTTTTAATGTATAATGATGCTAAGCGCTTTTGGGTGCTTTTAGTTTTCTTTCTAATGACTGGTTTAGCAATACAGTTCTACACAAACATTAGACCTTTTGAGCCTCGTGAACGCGATTATTCCGTAGTTGGTTCTTTCTATGTATTTGCCATTTGGATTGGATTTGGTGTCTATGCCATATATGACCTATTAAAATCTAGCGTAAAAACAAAACTATTAGCTCCTGCTGTAACTTTGGTTTGCTTAATTATTGTTCCTGGTGTTTTAGCTGCTAATAATTGGGACGACCATGACCGTTCTGGTAAGTATACAGCCAATGCCATGGCGCGTAAGTATTTAGAATCTTGCGCACCAAATGCTATACTATTTACCATTGGAGATAATGACTCTTTCCCGTTATGGTACTTACAAGAAATTGAAGGTGTAAGAACAGATGTACGAGTGGTAAATACGAGTTTATTTCAAACAGACTGGTACATAGACCAAATGAAACGCCAAGCGTACGAAAGTGAACCTATTCCGTCACAATTAACACACAACCAATATAGAGGTAGTACAAGAGATGTCATTATTAAGAGAGAAATTACTAGAGACACTCTTCCAATAAAAGACTTTATGGACTTTGTATCTAATGAAGACCCGAAAACAAAATTTGGTTATGTAGTACAGGCCCAAGGTGAGGATCCAAGAGCATATCCTAAACATCTTCTAAACTCAAACTATTTCCCGACAAAACATATTAGCATACCTGTTAATAAGGAACAAGTCCTTAAAAACGGTATTGTAACACCTAAAGATGCAAACAAAATAGAGGATACTCTATATGCTGAAATTGAGGGGAGCTACATCTATAAAAATAGATTATTAATGCTAGATATTATTGCTAATAATAACTGGGAGCGCCCGATTTATTTTACTGGTGGCGCCTTTGGAGCCGATGACTATGTTTGGCTAAAAGATTATCTACAATTAGATGGTATGTGCTATAAGCTAGTACCAATAAAAACACCGGTAGATAGAGCCAACCCATATGATATGGGTCGCGTAGATCCTGACCTTATGTATAACATGGTAAAAAAATGGAATTGGGGCGGAAGCGGAGAAGATATCTATCATGATATTGAGACAAGAAGAAATGGTATTACTTACAGAGGTAATTTAGCAAGATTAATTGAAGCACTTATTAACGAAGATAAGTTAAAAGAAGCTGAAGAAATTGCAGATATAGCCATGGAAAAAATGCCAGTAGATAAATTTGGATATCACTCTCTATTAGAACCTTACATTAGTGCTTATTATGAAGTAGGTAGCTTAGAAAAAGGTAGAGCATTATATAAAGATGTGGCTAAAATCTACCAAGAAAACTTAGTGTATTACAGCGGTTTAGATGAATATGACCAAATACGGCTTATTGATGATATTTATTTAGATGTACAACGCTACAGAGCCTTGGTAGATCTTCTGGTAATTTATAATGATAAAGAATTTGCGTTAGAAGAAACCAAAAAATTTAACAGTTATCTAAGCTTGTTAAATAAATTAATGGACTCTGGCGAAGATGAAGAACCTATTGATGACATTGATATTAATGCATTAATAAACGATACTATTAAAGATTCAATAGTTCCTGAAGAATAA